In Bythopirellula goksoeyrii, a single window of DNA contains:
- a CDS encoding LamG domain-containing protein: MKAYLLFGICNCVVFISGVLQAAVLPSLQSSLANYYSFDRPLGGNFDSLIEIDLGTDQTNIALLNGAPRIADAAWSGSTYSLQTGQNSDTLSNDDWKAGIQFLSSAESTLIGTKHVTGISLMGWFKPLGNHFDNPSLNTNTPAGEDRYNAFGLFGLLRGDENLGNTDGHAVRALLEVINDRITGLGRRLDSQPGSGSIRSVERWDQIMIPGEWCHLTATFDFDRGEVALYKNGLPIETENLSVGNWDLTEGIDYTSNESAGGIKIGGSFPDNSQERNPFNGLIDELMAFNQWLTPDLVLAQYQLVSGLPGDLDGDHDVDGADFLQIQRSSPHLLSSWQEQYGIGIEPQASATNVQDSLAAPEPSGICLAFLAMLIPIAVGR, encoded by the coding sequence ATGAAGGCATACCTGTTATTTGGAATCTGCAACTGTGTGGTTTTCATATCAGGCGTGCTTCAAGCAGCAGTCCTCCCGAGCCTTCAATCTTCTTTGGCCAACTATTATTCGTTTGACCGCCCTCTTGGAGGCAATTTCGATTCGCTGATCGAGATCGACTTGGGTACTGACCAGACCAATATTGCCCTCCTCAACGGGGCACCGCGTATAGCCGATGCTGCCTGGAGCGGAAGCACTTACTCTCTTCAAACGGGCCAGAATAGTGATACTTTAAGCAATGATGATTGGAAGGCGGGCATTCAGTTTTTATCCTCTGCAGAATCCACTTTGATTGGCACTAAACATGTTACCGGCATTTCTTTGATGGGTTGGTTCAAACCCTTAGGCAATCATTTCGATAATCCCAGTCTCAACACGAATACGCCCGCAGGTGAGGATAGGTACAACGCTTTCGGGCTGTTCGGTCTGTTGCGTGGCGACGAAAACTTAGGAAATACCGATGGGCACGCCGTCCGTGCATTGCTAGAAGTGATTAACGATCGAATCACAGGCCTGGGACGACGGCTGGACTCTCAACCAGGCTCAGGTTCCATTCGATCGGTAGAGCGTTGGGATCAAATCATGATACCCGGTGAATGGTGCCATCTGACGGCAACATTTGACTTCGATCGGGGCGAAGTGGCACTCTATAAGAATGGACTGCCCATCGAGACCGAAAACCTGAGTGTTGGGAACTGGGATCTAACCGAAGGAATAGACTATACCTCGAACGAATCTGCGGGAGGAATCAAGATTGGCGGGAGCTTCCCTGACAACTCCCAGGAACGAAATCCATTCAATGGTCTCATCGACGAGTTGATGGCCTTCAACCAGTGGCTAACGCCAGACCTCGTATTGGCGCAATATCAATTAGTCAGTGGACTGCCGGGCGACTTGGACGGAGACCATGACGTCGATGGCGCCGATTTTCTTCAAATACAACGTAGTAGCCCACATTTACTGTCCTCATGGCAAGAACAGTATGGCATCGGAATCGAGCCACAAGCTTCGGCAACAAACGTCCAAGACTCTCTGGCCGCTCCTGAACCATCAGGAATCTGTCTGGCCTTTCTCGCTATGCTAATACCAATCGCAGTTGGTCGATAG
- a CDS encoding rhamnogalacturonan lyase: MQTTSVAFAQRQMENLTRGTVAVRQTDGVYVGWRLLGTDPEGIEFNVYRQVGDSERIRLNDEPISGATNLVDRDAPRDGGLSYTVVPVVDSQELNSTVAANVWEQSYLEFPIQPIDDYRPGDASVADLDGDGQLDIVLHQTSRGRDNGSAGVTGTPILDGYKFDGTHLWRIDLGKNVREGEHYTQFMVYDLDGDGRAELVCKTADGTVDGQGKVIGDAEKDWRTLDEGSQRHGRILDGPEYLTVFDGLTGKALQTVDYIPSRLPINGWGGIGGNAGNDNYGNRCDRFLACVAYLDGRRPSVVMCRGVYGRIVMAAWDWRDGELSVRWVFDSGMSYPPYANASPFSGMGGHSLSVADVDDDGKDEIIYQAMVIDDNGKGLYSTGLRHGDAMYITDMYPNRDGMEVFTIQENENDAELFQTPGAAMRDARTGEILWSHSPVIDVGSGMAADIDPRYLGYEAWGGPGGLRNSEGESIGPAPRETGWSVWWDGDPLRELLSPGRPERSRTPQRGSAAREARGNAEPRPNIEQLRGPREDRDEQDTQARSRFRETELPDQQQNRELLRRRFGPQPTRISKWNWNTEEMDPLVELDGVSFSRGPSIMGDLIGDWREEILLASPDGKSLRLYTTTIPTDLRLPTLLHDPQYRLGLAWQNVVYNKPCYPSYYLGDGMKTPTRPHLNLVGKGEAIELKTAIIK, encoded by the coding sequence ATGCAAACTACTTCTGTTGCGTTTGCGCAACGCCAAATGGAGAATCTCACTCGTGGTACCGTAGCAGTTCGTCAGACAGATGGCGTGTATGTTGGTTGGCGACTGTTGGGAACAGATCCTGAAGGAATCGAGTTCAATGTCTATCGTCAGGTCGGCGACAGTGAACGCATAAGGTTGAACGACGAACCAATTAGTGGCGCGACGAATCTCGTCGATCGAGATGCTCCTAGGGACGGAGGGCTATCGTATACCGTGGTGCCGGTTGTCGATAGTCAAGAATTGAACTCGACGGTGGCGGCTAACGTGTGGGAACAGAGCTATCTAGAGTTTCCCATCCAACCCATAGACGACTATCGTCCTGGTGACGCGTCTGTTGCCGATTTGGACGGCGATGGCCAGTTGGACATCGTACTGCACCAGACTTCGCGCGGGCGCGACAACGGCTCAGCAGGTGTGACCGGTACACCAATCCTCGACGGCTACAAGTTCGACGGCACCCACTTATGGCGGATCGATCTTGGCAAGAATGTTCGCGAGGGAGAGCATTACACTCAGTTTATGGTGTACGATCTTGACGGCGACGGACGGGCAGAACTTGTCTGTAAGACAGCTGATGGTACGGTCGATGGTCAGGGCAAAGTTATCGGTGATGCTGAGAAGGACTGGCGAACCTTGGATGAAGGTTCTCAAAGGCACGGAAGGATTCTCGATGGTCCAGAATACCTGACTGTGTTCGACGGACTTACTGGCAAGGCTCTCCAAACAGTCGACTACATTCCGAGTCGTCTTCCTATTAACGGCTGGGGCGGAATTGGAGGCAACGCCGGCAACGATAATTACGGTAATCGCTGTGATCGCTTCCTAGCCTGCGTTGCCTATCTAGACGGTCGCCGCCCGAGTGTCGTTATGTGCCGTGGAGTCTACGGACGGATTGTGATGGCTGCTTGGGACTGGCGAGACGGTGAACTTTCGGTCCGGTGGGTGTTTGATTCGGGGATGAGCTATCCTCCGTATGCGAATGCCTCACCCTTTTCAGGAATGGGAGGTCATTCCCTTTCGGTGGCTGACGTTGACGATGATGGCAAAGACGAAATCATCTACCAGGCCATGGTGATTGATGACAACGGGAAAGGTCTGTATTCGACAGGTCTTCGGCATGGAGACGCTATGTACATCACCGACATGTATCCAAACCGTGATGGGATGGAGGTGTTTACCATACAAGAAAACGAGAACGACGCGGAATTATTCCAAACTCCTGGTGCGGCTATGCGAGACGCTCGGACCGGAGAAATACTTTGGAGCCACAGTCCAGTGATCGATGTTGGGAGCGGAATGGCAGCGGACATCGATCCACGATATCTCGGCTACGAAGCATGGGGAGGCCCGGGAGGTCTGAGAAACTCCGAAGGAGAGTCCATTGGCCCTGCACCTCGGGAGACAGGATGGTCGGTCTGGTGGGATGGCGACCCGCTCCGCGAACTCCTGTCCCCAGGCCGACCTGAGCGAAGTCGGACACCCCAACGCGGAAGTGCCGCTCGAGAGGCGCGAGGAAATGCTGAGCCTCGCCCCAATATCGAACAACTTCGCGGACCTCGCGAGGATCGCGATGAACAAGATACGCAGGCGCGATCGCGTTTTCGGGAAACAGAACTCCCAGACCAACAGCAGAATCGCGAACTTTTACGGCGCCGCTTCGGCCCCCAGCCGACACGGATTTCTAAGTGGAATTGGAATACGGAAGAAATGGATCCGCTGGTAGAGCTTGATGGCGTTTCGTTTAGCCGAGGCCCCAGCATCATGGGGGACCTAATTGGTGATTGGCGAGAGGAGATACTCCTGGCGTCGCCTGACGGCAAGTCGCTACGACTCTACACGACGACTATTCCTACCGATTTACGATTGCCCACTCTGTTACACGATCCTCAATATCGATTGGGACTCGCGTGGCAAAACGTTGTCTACAATAAACCGTGTTATCCCAGTTACTACTTGGGAGACGGGATGAAAACTCCAACACGCCCCCACTTGAACTTAGTCGGCAAGGGAGAAGCCATCGAGTTGAAAACTGCCATAATAAAATGA
- a CDS encoding carboxypeptidase-like regulatory domain-containing protein: protein MPARPFDKLLGQQFVKVTLLLLCVGCGGGNDTTVPVSGTITLQNGEPLPSATIMFRGTDGKTFTGGADGSGAYVARASEDSRGIAPGEYIVVVQESIGDDLDKPSRPKIHPRYGQVRTSDLKTTVSAEQPTYDFTLDPPGNTHRK, encoded by the coding sequence ATGCCAGCCCGGCCATTTGACAAATTACTGGGGCAGCAATTTGTCAAAGTCACGCTACTCCTACTCTGTGTTGGCTGTGGCGGTGGGAATGATACAACCGTTCCTGTTTCCGGAACCATCACACTTCAGAATGGCGAACCGCTGCCGTCGGCTACCATCATGTTTCGAGGGACAGACGGAAAGACTTTTACAGGCGGTGCTGATGGCAGTGGTGCCTACGTAGCGCGTGCCAGTGAGGATTCGAGAGGCATTGCACCTGGCGAATACATTGTTGTTGTGCAAGAATCGATCGGCGACGATCTCGATAAACCCTCGCGTCCTAAAATCCACCCAAGGTATGGGCAAGTGCGCACATCCGACCTGAAAACCACGGTCAGCGCAGAGCAGCCCACTTATGACTTCACGCTCGATCCACCTGGTAATACTCATCGCAAGTGA
- a CDS encoding DUF1559 family PulG-like putative transporter yields MKRPMKGRTLGFTLVELLVVIAIIGVLVALLLPAIQAAREAARRTQCLNNCRQIGIAVHGYHDTRKELPPSRIIDGWMTWAAVILPHIEQTNLGQFLNIQDKFVNQSETFLTTPVETFICPSRYHDSINADGSGTGLPNASYRGIRGDFACVSSTWFAVGGNANLGNAQEYFDGAIIPPKLIEIPGAPSNLTDYKSLTSFRTITDGLSNTFIISENSFWMSKRYSIYDGGDNPGIILGTSDLIANSLPRGLPISNKQGGRISQNEMFEGNIGAWAGSAHPGIMNVILGDASGRSVNKDIDLAVIEQLVTRAGGEVVGLDEL; encoded by the coding sequence ATGAAGCGCCCCATGAAGGGTCGTACACTGGGTTTCACCTTGGTAGAACTGCTGGTGGTCATTGCCATCATTGGTGTACTGGTAGCCCTGCTCTTGCCCGCGATACAAGCAGCACGTGAGGCCGCCCGAAGGACTCAATGCCTAAACAACTGCCGACAGATCGGTATTGCGGTCCACGGCTACCACGACACTCGGAAGGAGTTGCCGCCAAGCCGGATCATCGATGGTTGGATGACTTGGGCAGCGGTGATTCTTCCTCATATTGAACAGACGAATCTTGGTCAATTTCTCAACATTCAAGATAAGTTTGTTAATCAATCGGAGACTTTTTTGACCACTCCGGTAGAAACATTCATTTGTCCCAGCCGCTATCACGATAGCATCAACGCCGACGGTTCGGGTACGGGACTACCTAATGCGTCGTATCGAGGAATACGTGGTGATTTCGCCTGCGTTTCGAGTACCTGGTTTGCAGTAGGTGGCAATGCAAACCTTGGCAATGCCCAGGAGTACTTCGACGGTGCGATTATTCCACCTAAACTCATCGAGATCCCTGGAGCTCCATCCAATTTAACCGACTACAAGTCGCTGACGAGTTTTCGTACGATCACTGACGGGCTTTCTAACACATTCATCATCAGCGAAAACTCTTTCTGGATGTCAAAACGCTACTCGATCTACGACGGTGGTGACAATCCAGGAATCATTCTTGGAACGAGCGATCTGATTGCTAATAGCTTGCCCCGTGGTCTACCAATCTCCAACAAGCAAGGGGGCAGGATTTCCCAGAATGAGATGTTCGAAGGGAATATCGGTGCTTGGGCAGGGTCTGCCCATCCCGGAATCATGAATGTCATACTCGGCGATGCAAGCGGTAGATCGGTCAATAAAGATATTGACTTGGCAGTTATCGAGCAGCTTGTTACTCGAGCGGGTGGAGAAGTTGTAGGTTTGGACGAACTTTAG